The Solanum pennellii chromosome 11, SPENNV200 sequence ACCATGAATTCCATGCTTTGGACAGATTTGAGCAAGATTATCGACgtaaagttcaagaagaggatACTTCAAGTGCTACTCAGAGAGGTATTCCATAACGACATGTATGTTTTGTTATTTGTGATTCTTTTAAGCAGATTAAGCTCAAATTTCCCGTAGATGAAATTTGAACTTAAGTTGCTCCAATGTGTTCATCATACTATATGGTTTATGAACATGACAGTTTATTCATGTTGTGGTGCCTTGACAGAGCATCAACGTGTTTGTATTTATTGTTTCATTTATTATTGCAACAATGTTTAGTGATTGTTCAGTTGGGGAAATCTTGAAGATCATGGGAAGCAACGGACTTGCATTTATAAGTCGTTTGAATAATCTCTCCCATAATTAACCAAAATAGATGGATAGATTCGGGACAAAGCATCAATCATCAAGCAGCATTTTTGAAAAGTCCGACCAACATAACTAATCAATTCATTCTTTTTCATGTATTTGGTTGTAGATGCTTACAAATTCTGTTTAATTCAAGTTTAGTGAACCATAGTTTTCGATCCTTCtgtttttagttctttttactataattaataaaatgaaatggtTATAGACATAGACATCATGAGTAATGAGTAGTTTTAAAGCGCACCCCTTTCAGAATCTTTTCCTTTTCTGACCACCCATTTAATATAGGAACTATATTGTGGGTGATATAAATATGGTTATGAGGATGAGAGCTCATTACTTGATTGCTTTAATGATACTCCTTAATCACTGTTTACTTTGTGCTCcacaaaattagtttttttcatGCAACTAcctaaggaaatgatttaacACATTGATTATGGAAGGTTAGTTTAAGCGACAGATCAATAATGATGTTAGGTTTAATAGAGACTAGCATCTGTGAGTTTTTTCTCCGCTGTTCTTGTATGtgttttgatctttttctttttgtttgtgtaGGAGATACCATTGCAATTCTAAGGGCAGACTTGAAGAGTCAAAGGAAACAtgtaaaaaatttgaaaaagaaatccCTCTGGTCCAAGATATTAGAAGAGGTAGCAAGTCAGTGCTGTTCCATATTTCTCTTTAATTCTTGAATATAAATAATCGTAATTTGATTACTATTTCTTAGTGGACCCGTTAATGATATATATTCTTAGCATGATATGGTTAGACTGTTCCAgatttattaatcaaatttctTTGAATATTATACTAATTAGTTTACTCATTACTGAAGGTAACAGAGAAGCTTGTGGACATTGTGCATTTCCTTCATTTGGAAATCCATGCTGCATTTGGCTGTGCTGGTATGCATTTGGACCTTCAATTTAGCTTCTCTTATGGTGATTTTTACGGTCATGTGGGGGCTGGTTGGAGGAGTGATTGTTCTTAATTTGATGTTCTGTTACTTTCTTAACTAATGCTTGCATTCAAGTTTTCATTCTGTATCTTCAGAGATCCTTCTTTTTTTGGGATTGAACTTTCATGTTGAATTgttaaaaaacatgaaaaaaactAGCCCACCAACCATTCAATTTTCCATGACTCTTGCATGGAGAGTCCATACGCTAACTTGCAACACTCACAGGAAAGACAATGTCAAGTTGAGTCACAGTGAGGTAGTTTAACTTACCAACCAACCACCCTCCTATATCTTGCAGGATCAATAAGGGGCTAACCCTATCTTTATAGAAGGTTAACACTTGGATCCATAGGAGTGTCGATAGGTCTATAACCTGTCATTCCTGTCTCCTAAGTATATCTAGAACATGTCATTCCTGGCTCCTTAAGTATCTCTAGAGCATACTTCCGTTGTGAAATGGTAATACCTGATATAGAATAAGCAACCTCAATACGAAGAAAATATTGTAATTCCCTAGATCATTAGTCTGAAAGTGCTAGTAGAGATTCCGCTTCAATTTGGTGATACAATCTTGTTCATTGCGTGGGATGACTATATTGTCAACATAGACCAAGTAAATGCAAAAATTTGGGTCAGAATGATGGTATAAGACAAAATGGTCAGCTTTATTGTAAGTTATGCCCAACTCCTGAATCACTATGCAAAACTTACTATCCCAAGCTCGAGGAAACTCTTTCAGAGTGTGGAGTGACCGTAAACTTACCAAATATTTGTCTAATCTTGACTTTGATGTAACATCCTATCAAGCTGTCTGTTGAAAACAAATGGTTTCCTGTTGTTGAAGCATGTCTAGTGGTCAGGGGAGATTCCTTGATCTTGGATGAATTTTTGAGTAATCTGCTACTAGTTATTCGTACAACAGAACTAGTGTTCGTAGATTATGCTTATTGCTCAATACTTGATGTTAGAGTTATTCTGATTGTACAATTCATGAGCTGTTTCATTGGTCCCATTTGAATGGTatgttttgaatcattttgGGGGACAGAAACTCATGAGAGATGCTAGCTTGCGAACTTCTTTTATTGAATCATAATCATCTTAAAtttctattttgattttttgcaCAATGTATCAAGTTAATTGTAATCTTGACTAGACTGCACATGGTTTAGTGACTAGACTGGAAAGTTTGTGGTATCATGATTACCATAGTGTTGCTGATCCTTGCAGATGGAGAGATACCTATGAAAAACAACAACCAGAGGTTGGGATCTGCTGGTCTTGCATTGCATTATGCGAATATCATCACTCAGATTGATACAATTGTAAGCATCTCATGCTTGTTATTAAAAAATCAACTATTATCTTCAGAAGTCTTGCTCCAAGTATTTTTCCCTTACTTCCATCTCACCCACTTTTGGTCTCTATTAGTAGTGTGATTTTGTGGAATATGGGacgaaatttattttctttctccaGTAAGCTAAAACACCTTTTTGGTGATCATATCAACAATCCTCATCCTTTATGTTTTTGTACTCTCATTTAATCATCATCTTTGATCCCAAATTATATGTTCTAAATTGTACTTCAAAGACTCCCCCGAAATATGTGGAACTCCTCAATTCGCTATAGAATTTGTGAATTTCAAACCTTTGCTTGAGGCTGAAATTGATTTCTGCTAAGCTCTAATATTTGCTGACATACTAATGTGCAATTGAGCCTTTTAATTAGTGATCCATTTTAAAATTGCCTCTTAACTTTACTCGAACTCCTTCAGTTTGTTACCTAGTTGCTTTTTCATCTTTATTCTGTTGTAACACTTCGGGACATGCACAATGAACTAATTACATTGCTACAGCCTTATTTTGATTCCTTTGATGATCAGAGGCGGACCCATGTGGAAGGGTGGGGTTGCTCGTGCACCAGTTAACTTCgaaaaaattatgtgtatatatatatgtatacctagcaaaatatatatttaatttgcaTCCTAACATGCAAAAGAAGGCTCATGGCATGTTGGTTGCATCCTACTTCCCTTACCCATGGCCCTGGATCGAATCTCAACTCACTTTTAAtggctttttaaaaaattaattaagtggatTATAACAGCCATGGAAAACAGTATTGGCAAATGGGAGAGTTGAGAATCAAACCTGCAACAGTTCCTGAAGTTTTTCTTCGACGTATGTACTCCTTAAAACTCTGTGGAAGTTTATACTAAAGATTTTTTAGGATAATAACAGAACAAAGTATTTGGTTTTTGGAGCTGATGAAGGCATATAGCTGATTAGCTGACAACAAGAGCTAGTTTTATTTAAAACTGAAGTGGAGCACTATGGTGATGGAGTAATGTATGGGTGGTCCAACTAGGTGATCGTTCTTGGACTTAACTATCCACTTTTGTTGTAGAGTATTAGGAGAAGATGAGTGATGGGGTACTCTTGGGAAGATATGAATCTTTGAGCCGACTAGTAAAGATACTCTTAGGTATGGTCACTTTTTACGATACAAATTAGGACTCCTAACGGAttgtaattttcaaaattttgttagtACGTAAAAGAGCTTGGAACACAGTAATTTTCATTGGGAATATTCCAGTGCAGTTGGAGTAATTGTCAATCATTGTAACACAGTAATGAGCTTAGACTAGAACTTACAGGCTTGGTCCGATGTAATCATGGTGGACAAGTTCTAAAAAGGATGGGAATTTACTACTGTCTTCTTTTAAGAAGAAGCACATTTTTGTTTCCCAAATTGATATGAGTCGTAAACTGGTCTTGTTATGGAGGAAAATCAGAAATATGTCGAAGTTAAGAGAATGAGGATGACCAGTAGTAATGCAGTGGAATTTGCCATCTGGCTGATGGTAAATGTCTCTTGACTTGCATCCTCCATGCAATTGTTTGTCCTGTAACATGATCCTACAAGGAATTGACCAAGTCTACTGATAATAATAAAGCTAAATGGGCATTCAGAAACTTATAGGACGTAGTTAAGAGTCAGAGGTGGAGTAATGAGAACTTGACCATGGTTTTGGTGCCAAAAGTAAGGCTAATTATGGGTGAGAACAGAATATTGAATATAAGAGAATAAATATCTATTACTTGCCATGTGCTGAGATTCTTATAACAAAACTCCACGCCCTAGAGACGGAATGTTTGAGGAACGTCACTGAGTTGTGGGTATGTGTGAAAGAGACACGGATGAATCCTTAAGTGTGTTTGGTGATCAGtctggaaagaaagaaatggaagatgTTTTGAAGATAGATCCAATTCCATCCACAAAGTTAAATGGCATTGTATCGTATCTCTACTTTTGTCGTGTAAACAGCTTTGTATAGATGATATAGACCAGATTATAGATTTGATAGGAAATATGTAATTATCCCTTTTTGGAGGTAGCCAACATACCCTAAATGCTGAAGAATTCAACCTTAccagtttaaaaaaaaaaagagttatatTTCAAGAATTCGTCATGTTTCTCACTAGTTCCACTGTTGACTGAAGTATGAAATCCTGAAGGTGCTTTCTGATTTTTGCTTTCCATTGCCATTTATGATCAGAAAAGAAGAACTGGTCTTCAATTGACATTTTCAAATCATAGCCACATTAGCCTACTAGCTTGTCAAACATGTAGAGATTGTTGTTACGTAATTATCTTTTGTAATGTCTTTGTTGATGACATTTCCTATTGGTATTGCTAGCTAAGGTATCATTGATATGATCAGGTTGCTCGACCAGGTTCAGTGCCCCCAAATACAAGAGATGCTCTATACCATGGGTTGCCACCAAGCATAAAATCAGCTTTACGTTTCAAACTAATGTCATTCTCACTCAAGGAAGAGGTACTTATATTTGTATGATCACATCATATCCAATGTCAGGGATCAAGTATTTGATGTTTTGCCTGTGACAAGCTTACAAGTTTCTTCCCTCTAGGTATTGAACTATAGTCATTTCCTTGTGCAGTTGACAGTGCCACAAATCAAAGGTGAAATGGAGAAAACATTGCAGTGGCTTGTACCGATGGCAGCCAATACTACCAAGTAAAACTACTTTCTAGGAAAAAATTACTTCATTGGCTACGTTTGCATGATTTTTACCATGTTCTACTTCCAAATAGGACTTTTGTGTTGCATAATTCTTTTTGGAATTCTAATTATGTTGGATGTTAGAAGGTAATCTTCCtttttggacagattttccCTGAAGTGATCCCTCAAAATAAAACTGTGTGGGACTGATTTAAGTCATTTTGTAGGATGTTGGGAACATacgaaacaaaaacaaaaccgTGCCGCTATGAAATGTTTTAGACGATAAATACTTTTACTGAAAATGTTTtgctagaaaaatattttccaagtcatatTTGGTGAAATATAATAGCGGGGGTTGGAAATAGAAGGTGAAAGGTAGGCATGGTTTTGGTGTTTGGTGATAATCATAACTAGTAAGACACTAAGAAGTAAGAATACATATAATGTTTACAAATAGGAACAATTGTCATGGAGGAGTGGGTCGAAAAATGTATTTTGTCCATTAACATAAGTTGTTTCCCAACAACGTCAATCCTAATCCCTAAAACAGTTCATATTAATCATGTCTATCTACTTTAAAGATAGAATGATTATgcatacattaattttttttggttcaaTCAATTTCTCTGCGTACTCAATagtgtttctttttttctttttcaaaaatcatttcAGAGCTCATCATGGCTTTGGATGGGTTGGAGAATGGGCAAATACAGGGTGAGTTCAAATCACTGTGGACTTATTTTTTAATCCGTCTGGATCTTCCTTTGGCTTGTCTAATTGAATTCTTTTTCATCTGTAGGTCCGAAATGAACAGGAAATCTTCAAGCCAGGTTGATCTTCTTCGAATTGAGACACTGTATCATGCAGATAAGGAGAAAACAGAAGCATATATTCTTGAATTAGTGGTGTGGCTCCATTATCTTGTCAGTCAGTCAAAACGTGCTAATGCTGGAGTGAGATCTCCAGTAAAATCTCCAATCTGTTCCCCTAATCAAAAGACGATTGAGCTGTCTAATCACCAATCAAGCTCTCCATCATCCCCATTATCGGTTGAAGACCAAGAAATGCTCCGCGATGTAAGCAAGAGAAAACTCACTCCAGGGATTAGCAAGTCTCAAGAATTTGCAAAAACAGGGTTGAGCAAGTACAACAGGCTGAGTAAGAGCAATAGCCATTCACCTATAAATGAAACCAGAAAGAACCCGTTCCCTATCAAGAGACCGTCTTCTGTTCCAGTGTTTGACTTTGACACTGATCGCTTGAAAGCTTTGGATGTCATCGACAGGGTGGACACAGTTAGAGGTGCATAATTGGTACAACATTAGGCTGCATTGCCAGCCTAGGATGTAAATAGAGAGCAAGTTTTAGTTAGCTGTACATTGGCTATATTATGAGGGCCTAGCAGGCCTACAAATGCTTCCCTTGTGTTATGTCCTGTTTGTGTTTGGGAACTGGATTGTCCCTATCGCGAATTAGTCAGATATCTGCTTGCAATTCAGGGTTTCGCGATGAGTGGAAGTGATCTTTCTTCTCATTTTTGTTTTCTCAGAGGAAAACTATGGTTCGGAACCGGAACAACCATGGTGGATAAGTGGATGGCATAAGGAGATGGAGTAGAGTCCCTTCTTTTTAGGTGGAGACAAAGTGTCTTAGAGCTCTATTATAATGTTTGAAATAACTAGGAAAAAGTTATGTTTATCTCATTATCAACCTTTatacaattatatcaaataGAGCAAAGAATTACAAACatgaaattatatgtttttattacTTTACTTTCTCTAATTGAGTGACATTTAGAGATAATTTTAGCAAATAACATTTGCATATATTATCCTTAATGTAGGTTTGATCACTCATTAGGAGTCATGGATCATTTAAACATAGTCACTTTTAACGCTACTCTTTAAAATATGGCCACAAATTAGAATTATTGCAACTTTAGTCTTATACTCCGTACTAGTGATctgaagtatattttagttgtgtctagaatttaaatatatgCCTCACCCCTAGATGACAAAGTAACTtggaaaaataacataaataaccATTCTTTAACGAGGTAATTAAAAATAGCCATTGTCATGAAATTGCGGAATAATTGAAAAGTGGCTAACTGGTTATTACTACAAATAATTGTATGAATATATCTCAGGATTAACATGGTATAATAAAACatgtaaatgataaaaaaaattaatcaatttgaagaATTAACGTAGGTtacttaaaactaaaaatagtaTTCGAATGTATAACAAAATTAAacttagggaaaagggtctgatatacccctcaactttgtcatttagagctgatataccccttgttatgaaagtggctcatatatacccctacttgtaaacaaatggttcacatatacccttttcctctaacggaaatgaaaaaattaataattttaatctaaatttttattatttttttctaaaaaatataatcccatatgagtaaatttaatcctcgtcaaacatatttttttgacttttttttgttccaatgaccaatttataattattattttgataatcaaatttatttatgtttNTCCGTACTAGTGATctgaagtatattttagttgtgtctagaatttaaatatatgCCTCACCCCTAGATGACAAAGTAACTtggaaaaataacataaataaccATTCTTTAACGAGGTAATTAAAAATAGCCATTGTCATGAAATTGCGGAATAATTGAAAAGTGGCTAACTGGTTATTACTACAAATAATTGTATGAATATATCTCAGGATTAACATGGTATAATAAAACatgtaaatgataaaaaaaattaatcaatttgaagaATTAACGTAGGTtacttaaaactaaaaatagtaTTCGAATGTATAACAAAATTAAacttagggaaaagggtctgatatacccctcaactttgtcatttagagctgatataccccttgttatgaaagtggctcatatatacccctacttgtaaacaaatggttcacatatacccttttcctctaacggaaatgaaaaaattaataattttaatctaaatttttattatttttttctaaaaaatataatcccatatgagtaaatttaatcctcgtcaaacatatttttttgacttttttttgttccaatgaccaatttataattattattttgataatcaaatttatttatgtttcactaatattcttgtaaaacttattgtagatgaccaaattttttcttcgaatacgaaattaaattacaatacacacaaaaaaaatagtttaattttttattctttaaactaaggaatgaaagaaaaaaaacaaaataagaataagaaattcaaataattataataaaagaagtcaacaaaaataatttatgtatgaaaaaaattaaaatataccttgaactttgatagaagaatcatatatacccctaaataattttattaaaaaaaattagaagtaataaatataaatttaaaactaattttttaacttccgttaaatgaagggtatatgtgagccgttttgtaacggcaggggtatatgtgagccgtttgtataacggtaagggcatatatgagccacttttataacgaggggtatatcagctccaaatgacaaagttgaggggtatatcagacccttttcccttaaacttatataaaagttactttattttttcattaaaacagatttttttccccttttaattaaataatttgctGATATCAATAGTCAATGAATATTCTCTTTAAAAAggcaaaatattttaaattatcttaTTATATATAAGTAGTAAATTAACACGTCAAAAGTGTAAACTTGGGTTCTTATATCATGTTTCGTTGGCGCCCGCCCATGTGTGTGgctattatttaaataaatagtttaataATGATGACGATGATAATAATATCCTAACTACCTCCTcccttttttattaaatataaatataaataaatgataaaggaaaaagaagataCACATTACAAGATGTTTAAGAATAATATcaactttttttctaaaaaaaaaataattttaaaaagctagaatatatatgtgtatatatagagagagagatgaTAATAGAAGTAAAAAGTTGATTAGTTCATGAATCTAATTATCTTGCTTTAAAAGTTAGTGGATTTTATGTGAGATAAAAGAGAATCACGTAATGAGTTTTATaagatttttgaaaacttttgaaTTGGTATTCAACATGATATTTTTGGAGATTAATGTATTGTGTTTAGTTAATTTTAAAGCACATACATGATTTTAGtgatatgttatttttttcttttctgatATCAATAATATCAT is a genomic window containing:
- the LOC107003180 gene encoding uncharacterized protein LOC107003180 isoform X2; amino-acid sequence: MGGLCSRRANADSTTDRGIPHGNGHLSYGAGTVYQSRGLPIQLSSDPMPPAGESQQLSEPTLSYPEMNDISLGIPMDDVDDGIPILSRVLSNKSISARSKQVAIAKVSEMSSLLGRAGTAGLGKAVNVLDTLGSSMTNLNLSSGFVSNMATKGNKISILAFEVANTIVKAANLMHSLSEENVKHLKEVVLLSEGVQLLITKDMDELLRIAAADKRDELKIFSGEVVRFGNRCKDPQWHNLERYFEKLEFQLTPHENLKEEAEALMVQLMISVQYTAELYHEFHALDRFEQDYRRKVQEEDTSSATQRGDTIAILRADLKSQRKHVKNLKKKSLWSKILEEVTEKLVDIVHFLHLEIHAAFGCADGEIPMKNNNQRLGSAGLALHYANIITQIDTIVARPGSVPPNTRDALYHGLPPSIKSALRFKLMSFSLKEELTVPQIKGEMEKTLQWLVPMAANTTKAHHGFGWVGEWANTGSEMNRKSSSQVDLLRIETLYHADKEKTEAYILELVVWLHYLVSQSKRANAGVRSPVKSPICSPNQKTIELSNHQSSSPSSPLSVEDQEMLRDVSKRKLTPGISKSQEFAKTGLSKYNRLSKSNSHSPINETRKNPFPIKRPSSVPVFDFDTDRLKALDVIDRVDTVRGA